A single region of the candidate division KSB1 bacterium genome encodes:
- a CDS encoding BrnT family toxin — translation MEFEFDQQKSEENKKKHGISFEEAQSRWQDSYRIVIPAKNLDEPRFILISKIQEKYWSAVYTVRENKIRLISVRRSRKNEKEIYEG, via the coding sequence ATGGAGTTTGAATTTGATCAACAAAAAAGTGAAGAAAATAAGAAGAAACATGGAATTAGTTTTGAGGAAGCACAAAGTCGTTGGCAAGATTCATACAGAATTGTTATACCGGCCAAGAATTTGGATGAGCCAAGGTTTATTTTAATCAGCAAAATTCAAGAAAAATACTGGTCTGCAGTTTATACAGTTAGAGAAAATAAAATCAGATTAATATCAGTTAGAAGGTCAAGAAAAAATGAAAAAGAAATTTATGAAGGCTGA
- a CDS encoding CopG family transcriptional regulator encodes MKAEDFDKKFDDGEDVSEFLDFSKSERPGQNQKRVNVDFPIWMIQSLDKEARRLGVTRQSIIKVWIAERLKEASV; translated from the coding sequence ATGAAGGCTGAAGATTTTGACAAAAAATTTGATGATGGTGAAGATGTGTCTGAGTTCCTCGATTTTTCAAAATCTGAAAGGCCTGGGCAAAACCAGAAACGAGTTAATGTAGATTTCCCTATTTGGATGATTCAATCTCTTGATAAAGAGGCAAGAAGATTAGGTGTTACCAGACAATCAATCATCAAAGTATGGATTGCTGAAAGATTAAAAGAAGCTTCAGTTTAA